In one window of Bacteriovorax sp. BAL6_X DNA:
- a CDS encoding lipoprotein, which produces MNKFFIISFSILLCACGGQKKFLGQEQGSIYSSEILKRNPSDGKEVTLKARIHKKLKNNFYLVKDEQGLILVKIRSSLLGLDSDYNYQTLFLMKGETDNESKHFYVEIEELELFKP; this is translated from the coding sequence ATGAATAAATTTTTCATTATTTCTTTTTCGATATTATTGTGTGCTTGTGGTGGCCAAAAAAAGTTTCTAGGGCAAGAGCAAGGTAGTATCTACTCTTCCGAAATCTTAAAGAGAAACCCAAGTGATGGTAAAGAAGTAACACTTAAGGCCCGAATCCATAAGAAACTAAAGAATAACTTCTACCTTGTTAAAGATGAGCAAGGACTCATTCTCGTCAAAATTCGCTCAAGCCTTCTTGGGCTTGATTCAGACTATAATTACCAGACCCTTTTTCTTATGAAAGGTGAAACAGATAATGAGTCAAAGCACTTCTATGTAGAGATAGAAGAGCTTGAGCTCTTTAAGCCTTAG
- a CDS encoding globin domain-containing protein: MSFDKHQITESFRRIEPNLNNFTNAFFDNVIILEPGMQKVFAHTDREHLKASFIRALSITINNLKNPQYLKYYLQGLGNNQIKYEMSETYFPIFEEAFIQTLMLFHMNTWSPRLEKAWRECFYYVAEYISDGMMDATLRREFEDFLENKERVDSFKKAA, from the coding sequence ATGAGCTTTGATAAGCATCAAATTACTGAATCATTTAGAAGAATTGAGCCTAATCTTAATAACTTTACTAATGCCTTCTTTGATAATGTCATTATTCTCGAGCCAGGAATGCAAAAGGTTTTTGCTCACACGGACCGCGAACACTTAAAGGCATCTTTTATCAGGGCCCTTAGTATAACAATCAATAACTTAAAAAATCCGCAGTATTTAAAATACTACCTCCAGGGACTAGGAAATAATCAAATCAAGTATGAAATGTCTGAGACTTACTTTCCTATATTTGAAGAAGCATTTATTCAAACATTAATGCTCTTTCATATGAACACCTGGAGCCCCAGGTTAGAAAAGGCCTGGCGTGAGTGCTTCTACTATGTAGCTGAATATATATCTGACGGAATGATGGATGCAACACTACGCAGGGAGTTTGAAGATTTTTTAGAGAATAAAGAGCGAGTAGATTCCTTTAAAAAGGCAGCCTAA
- a CDS encoding 1,4-dihydroxy-2-naphthoyl-CoA synthase, which yields MVSDIFDPSAWKEVEGFDFKDITYHRAVDQGTVRIAFNRPECRNAFRPQTVDELYRALDHARMWSDVGVVLITGNGPSPKDGGWAFCSGGDQRIRGKDGYKYVDGDGTPDPAKLGRLHILEVQRLIRFMPKVVVAVVPGWAVGGGHSLHVVCDMTIASKEHAIFKQTDPDVASFDSGYGSAYLARQCGQKRAREIFFCGFNYSAEEAFQMGMVNKVVPHADLEKVALEWAKEMNSKSPTAMRMLKFGFNLLDDGLVGQQLFAGEATRLAYGTPEAQEGRDAFVEKREKDFSQFPWHY from the coding sequence ATGGTTTCAGATATTTTTGACCCAAGTGCTTGGAAAGAAGTAGAAGGCTTTGACTTCAAGGACATTACATACCACCGCGCTGTCGACCAAGGAACAGTTAGAATTGCATTTAACCGTCCAGAGTGTCGTAACGCATTCAGACCTCAAACAGTTGATGAACTCTATCGCGCTCTTGATCACGCTAGAATGTGGAGTGATGTTGGTGTTGTTCTTATCACAGGAAATGGGCCATCACCAAAAGACGGTGGATGGGCGTTCTGTTCAGGTGGAGACCAAAGAATTCGTGGAAAAGATGGATATAAGTATGTTGATGGTGATGGAACTCCTGATCCAGCAAAACTTGGACGATTGCATATTCTTGAAGTACAGCGTTTAATTCGCTTTATGCCTAAAGTTGTTGTTGCTGTTGTTCCAGGTTGGGCCGTTGGAGGAGGACACTCACTTCACGTTGTTTGCGATATGACCATTGCTTCAAAAGAACATGCTATCTTTAAACAAACAGACCCTGATGTTGCTTCTTTTGACTCAGGATATGGTTCAGCATACCTTGCGCGCCAATGTGGTCAAAAACGTGCTCGTGAAATTTTCTTCTGTGGTTTCAACTACAGTGCAGAAGAAGCATTTCAAATGGGAATGGTAAATAAAGTTGTACCACACGCTGACCTTGAAAAGGTTGCTCTTGAGTGGGCAAAAGAGATGAACTCAAAGTCACCTACGGCCATGCGTATGCTTAAGTTTGGATTCAATCTTCTTGATGACGGCCTAGTAGGCCAACAGCTCTTTGCAGGTGAAGCTACAAGGCTTGCTTATGGAACTCCTGAAGCGCAAGAAGGACGTGATGCTTTTGTTGAAAAGCGTGAAAAAGACTTCTCTCAATTTCCTTGGCATTACTAA